Proteins encoded in a region of the Ancylobacter sp. SL191 genome:
- a CDS encoding amino acid ABC transporter permease, translating to MTDLAAPASGGKTSFINDPKVRSIGLQIIALIVVVFLGWMFVDNASQNLAAQKIATGFGFLDNTAGFGINQTLIPYSETSTYGRAFFVGLLNTLLVAVVGIILATVIGFLVGIGRLSKNFVVRLLSTIYVEVLRNLPPLFQILFWYLAVLSAMPNPRQSINLFNEIYISNRGLIVPRPIFGDGTGVVLWAIGAAILAVILLSYWSRARQEETGRRLPMLPIGLAILILVPTVAMFVTDFPITIERPELKGFNFVGGVRVIPEFVALTVALATYTAAFIAENVRAGIQAVSHGQTEAAHSLGLKNSQTLRLVVIPQAMRVIIPPLTSQYLNLTKNSSLAVGIGYPDLVAVFAGTTLNQTGQAIEIVAMTMGVYLLLSIITSVIMNAYNKRVALVER from the coding sequence ATGACGGACTTGGCCGCGCCCGCGTCTGGCGGGAAGACTTCTTTCATCAACGACCCGAAGGTGCGCAGCATAGGGCTGCAGATCATCGCCTTGATCGTGGTCGTTTTTCTGGGCTGGATGTTCGTCGACAATGCCAGCCAGAACCTGGCGGCGCAGAAGATCGCGACCGGTTTCGGCTTTCTCGACAACACCGCCGGCTTCGGCATCAACCAGACGCTCATTCCCTATAGCGAGACGTCGACCTATGGCCGAGCTTTCTTTGTCGGCCTGCTGAACACCCTTCTGGTCGCGGTGGTCGGCATCATCCTTGCCACCGTCATCGGCTTCCTGGTCGGCATCGGCCGGCTCTCCAAGAACTTCGTCGTGCGCCTCCTGTCGACGATCTATGTCGAGGTGCTGCGCAACCTGCCGCCGCTGTTCCAGATCCTGTTCTGGTACCTCGCGGTGCTCAGCGCGATGCCCAACCCGCGCCAGAGCATCAATCTTTTCAACGAGATCTACATCTCCAACCGCGGCCTTATCGTTCCCCGCCCGATCTTCGGCGACGGAACGGGCGTGGTGCTGTGGGCGATCGGCGCAGCCATCCTCGCCGTCATCCTGCTCAGCTACTGGTCGCGCGCGCGGCAGGAGGAGACCGGGCGCCGGCTGCCCATGCTGCCCATCGGGCTTGCCATCCTCATCCTCGTGCCGACCGTCGCGATGTTCGTCACGGATTTCCCGATCACCATCGAGCGCCCGGAACTCAAGGGCTTCAACTTCGTCGGCGGCGTGCGGGTCATTCCCGAATTCGTCGCGCTCACCGTGGCGCTGGCGACCTACACCGCCGCCTTCATTGCGGAAAATGTGCGCGCCGGCATCCAGGCGGTCAGCCATGGCCAGACGGAAGCGGCCCATTCGCTGGGGCTGAAGAACAGCCAGACCTTGCGGCTGGTGGTCATTCCGCAGGCGATGCGGGTCATTATTCCCCCGCTGACCAGCCAATATCTCAACCTCACCAAGAACTCGTCGCTCGCCGTCGGCATCGGTTATCCCGACCTCGTGGCGGTCTTTGCTGGCACCACGCTGAACCAGACGGGCCAGGCGATCGAGATCGTGGCGATGACCATGGGCGTCTATCTCCTGCTGTCCATCATCACCTCCGTCATCATGAACGCCTACAACAAGCGCGTCGCGCTCGTGGAACGGTGA
- the metC gene encoding cystathionine beta-lyase has product MASVRKDAPPATYSLETDLVLLGRDPARFDGFVNTPIVRGSTVLSPTVADLEGHTGRYTYGRRGNPTVEALEQALTQLEGGAGVVLTPSGLSAVSVALLSVLQAGDHLLMTDSAYLPTRQFCNGVLRRYGVETTFYDPLVGVGIAGLIRPNTRAVFLESPGSQSFEVQDVPAIIEALRGTDILTLIDNTWATPLYFRPHDVGVDISIQAGTKYLSGHSDLNIGTISATARSYPRVKQTHGDLGITVAPEDAFLGARGLRTMAVRLARHQESALTVARWLASRPEVLRVLHPGLPEHPGHALWKRDFKGATGLFSIILQPVPKAAVDAFLDSLALFGLGYSWGGFESLAIPFDCRTYRTATQWEPGGPGVRIHIGLEDPVDLIADLEQGFGRLRDVAG; this is encoded by the coding sequence ATGGCCTCAGTTCGCAAAGACGCGCCACCCGCCACGTATTCCCTGGAAACCGACCTTGTGCTCCTCGGGCGCGATCCGGCGCGGTTTGACGGCTTCGTGAATACGCCGATCGTGCGCGGCTCCACCGTGCTGTCGCCGACGGTTGCCGACCTTGAGGGTCACACGGGCCGCTACACCTATGGCCGGCGAGGCAACCCCACGGTCGAGGCGCTGGAACAGGCGCTCACGCAGCTTGAAGGCGGCGCCGGCGTGGTGCTCACGCCGTCCGGCCTGTCGGCGGTCAGCGTCGCGCTGCTCTCCGTGCTGCAGGCAGGCGACCACCTCTTGATGACGGACAGTGCCTATCTGCCGACGCGCCAGTTCTGCAACGGTGTGCTGCGCCGCTACGGCGTCGAGACGACCTTTTATGACCCGCTCGTCGGGGTGGGCATCGCCGGGCTGATCCGGCCGAACACGCGGGCGGTGTTCCTGGAGTCGCCGGGCTCGCAGTCCTTCGAGGTGCAGGACGTCCCGGCGATTATCGAAGCGTTGCGCGGCACCGACATACTGACGTTGATCGACAATACCTGGGCGACGCCGCTGTATTTTCGCCCGCACGATGTCGGGGTGGACATCTCCATCCAGGCCGGCACCAAATATCTGAGCGGCCATTCCGATCTGAACATCGGAACGATCTCCGCCACGGCGCGCAGCTATCCGCGCGTGAAGCAGACCCATGGCGACCTCGGCATCACTGTCGCTCCCGAAGACGCCTTTCTAGGCGCGCGCGGGCTCCGCACCATGGCGGTACGCCTTGCCCGGCATCAGGAATCCGCGCTCACCGTGGCCCGCTGGCTTGCATCCCGGCCGGAGGTGCTTCGGGTGCTTCATCCCGGCCTTCCGGAGCACCCCGGCCATGCGCTGTGGAAACGGGACTTCAAAGGCGCGACCGGGCTGTTCAGCATCATTCTCCAGCCTGTGCCGAAGGCGGCGGTCGATGCCTTCCTCGACAGCCTAGCCTTGTTCGGCCTCGGCTATAGCTGGGGCGGGTTCGAGAGCCTGGCGATCCCGTTCGATTGCCGCACCTATCGCACGGCGACGCAGTGGGAGCCGGGTGGCCCCGGCGTGCGCATCCATATCGGGCTCGAAGATCCGGTGGATCTCATCGCCGACCTCGAACAGGGCTTCGGCCGGCTGCGCGACGTGGCGGGCTGA
- a CDS encoding amino acid ABC transporter substrate-binding protein has translation MKRLISTFAVAGALGLAATGAQAATKLEQVKSKGFIQCGVSQGLPGFSTPDDKGNWTGLDVDFCRAVAAAVFGDASKVKYTPLSAKDRFTALQSGDIDILSRNTTWTITRDTSLGLNFTGVTYYDGQGFMIRKDKKVNSAMELSGASICTQTGTTTEQNLADFFRANNMTYEVIAFATNDEVVKAYDAGRCDVLTTDRSGLAGERLKLTNPDDHIVLPEIISKEPLGPVVAHGDDQWFDIVKWVLFAQLNAEELGVTSKNVDDQLKSSANPEVKRLLGTEGKFGEGMGIGNDWAYQVVKGVGNYGEMYDKNVGPSTPLKLARGVNALWSKGGLQYAPPIR, from the coding sequence ATGAAACGCCTCATTTCCACGTTTGCCGTCGCGGGCGCCCTTGGCCTCGCGGCCACCGGTGCGCAGGCTGCGACGAAGCTCGAGCAGGTGAAGTCCAAGGGCTTCATCCAGTGCGGCGTCAGCCAGGGTCTGCCCGGTTTCTCGACGCCCGACGACAAGGGCAACTGGACCGGCCTCGACGTGGATTTCTGTCGCGCCGTTGCCGCAGCGGTGTTCGGCGATGCCAGCAAGGTCAAGTACACGCCTCTGTCGGCCAAGGATCGCTTCACCGCGCTGCAGTCCGGCGACATCGATATTCTGTCGCGTAACACCACCTGGACCATCACGCGCGATACCTCGCTCGGTCTCAACTTCACCGGCGTGACCTATTATGACGGCCAGGGCTTCATGATCCGCAAGGACAAGAAGGTGAACTCGGCCATGGAGCTCTCGGGCGCCTCGATCTGCACGCAGACCGGCACCACCACCGAGCAGAACCTCGCCGACTTCTTCCGCGCCAACAACATGACCTATGAAGTCATCGCCTTCGCCACCAACGACGAAGTGGTCAAGGCCTATGACGCCGGCCGCTGCGACGTGCTCACCACCGACCGTTCGGGCCTCGCCGGCGAGCGTCTGAAGCTGACGAACCCGGACGACCATATCGTTCTCCCGGAGATCATCTCCAAGGAGCCGCTCGGCCCTGTGGTCGCGCATGGTGACGACCAGTGGTTCGACATCGTGAAGTGGGTGCTGTTCGCCCAGCTCAACGCTGAAGAACTCGGCGTGACCTCGAAGAACGTCGACGATCAGCTCAAGTCCTCGGCCAATCCCGAGGTCAAGCGCCTGCTCGGCACCGAAGGCAAGTTCGGCGAGGGCATGGGCATCGGCAATGACTGGGCCTATCAGGTCGTCAAGGGCGTCGGCAATTACGGCGAGATGTACGACAAGAATGTCGGCCCCAGCACCCCCCTCAAGCTGGCCCGCGGCGTGAATGCGCTGTGGAGCAAGGGCGGCCTGCAGTACGCCCCGCCGATCCGCTGA
- a CDS encoding amino acid ABC transporter ATP-binding protein, translating to MTEHHSIVSSDEIPAVHTPPGKDVAVELVGVHKWYGEFHVLKDINLKVRRGERIVICGPSGSGKSTMIRCINRLEEHQQGSIVVDGIELTNDLKRIDEIRREVGMCFQHFNLFPHLTILENLTLAPIWVRKMPKKDAEELAMHFLKKVKIPEQAHKFPGQLSGGQQQRVAIARALCMKPKIMLFDEPTSALDPEMVKEVLETMVSLAEEGMTMLCVTHEMGFARQVANRVIFMDAGQIIEMNEPNAFFSNPQHERTKLFLSQILH from the coding sequence ATGACCGAACACCATTCCATCGTTTCCAGCGACGAGATCCCCGCCGTGCACACGCCGCCGGGAAAAGACGTGGCGGTAGAACTGGTTGGCGTCCATAAGTGGTACGGCGAGTTCCACGTGCTCAAGGACATCAACCTGAAGGTCCGCCGCGGCGAGCGTATCGTCATCTGCGGCCCCTCGGGCTCCGGCAAGTCGACCATGATCCGCTGCATCAACCGGCTGGAGGAACACCAGCAGGGCTCGATCGTCGTCGATGGCATCGAATTGACCAATGATCTCAAGCGGATCGACGAGATCCGCCGCGAGGTCGGCATGTGCTTCCAGCACTTCAACCTGTTCCCGCATCTGACCATTCTGGAGAATCTGACGCTCGCCCCGATCTGGGTCCGCAAGATGCCCAAGAAGGACGCCGAAGAGTTGGCGATGCATTTTCTCAAGAAAGTCAAGATTCCCGAGCAGGCGCATAAGTTTCCCGGCCAGCTCTCCGGCGGCCAGCAGCAGCGCGTGGCTATTGCCCGCGCGCTCTGCATGAAGCCGAAGATCATGTTGTTTGACGAGCCGACCTCGGCGCTCGACCCGGAAATGGTCAAGGAAGTTCTGGAGACCATGGTCAGTCTCGCCGAGGAAGGCATGACCATGCTGTGCGTCACCCATGAAATGGGCTTCGCCCGGCAAGTCGCCAATCGGGTTATCTTTATGGATGCCGGGCAGATCATCGAGATGAACGAGCCGAATGCGTTCTTCTCCAACCCGCAGCATGAGCGCACCAAGCTGTTCCTCAGCCAGATTC
- a CDS encoding amino acid ABC transporter permease: MSLTFDDGTFIRADLVTPLPPPTRNLGPIGWMRENLFSGFFHTILTLAGIGVALLLFPPLIRFLLIDAVWTGENREACLGPNVGACWPFVHAKFGQFIYGFYPFAERWRPNIVFALGAVLLVPLLVPSAPYKRLNSLLFFAIYPVVAFVLLTGGNINASAFFLERFGLISPLTGGATVAGLNLTFWVDLLLTAFIVAGVIGGIIAGLGGAGRAAARSTLLVFAGFAAVVFAWDVNVGLSYVETRQWGGLLVTLVIAVTGIVASLPLGIALALGRRSQMPVVRLLSVIFIEFWRGVPLITVLFFATYMLPLFLPQGANPDALLRALVGVALFSAAYMAEVVRGGLQAIPKGQYEGAMAMGLTWSQMMRLIILPQALTLVIPGIVNSFISLFKDTTLVLIVSIFDFLGQLRASFTDPNWASPVTLYTGFAFAGLVYFFFCFGMSRYSLFVERRLNTSHRR; this comes from the coding sequence ATGAGTCTGACCTTCGACGACGGCACCTTCATCCGGGCCGACCTGGTAACGCCACTGCCGCCGCCCACGCGCAATCTCGGGCCGATCGGCTGGATGCGGGAGAACCTGTTCTCCGGCTTCTTCCACACCATCCTCACCCTCGCCGGCATCGGCGTGGCGCTGCTGCTCTTCCCGCCCCTGATCCGCTTCCTGCTGATCGACGCGGTGTGGACCGGGGAGAACCGCGAGGCCTGCCTTGGTCCGAATGTCGGGGCCTGCTGGCCCTTCGTGCACGCCAAGTTCGGCCAGTTCATATATGGCTTCTACCCGTTCGCCGAACGCTGGCGGCCCAACATCGTCTTCGCGCTTGGTGCCGTTCTGCTGGTCCCGCTGCTGGTGCCGAGCGCGCCGTATAAGCGGCTGAATTCGCTGCTGTTCTTCGCGATTTACCCGGTGGTCGCCTTTGTCCTGCTGACCGGCGGCAACATCAACGCCTCCGCCTTCTTCCTGGAGCGTTTCGGCCTCATCAGCCCGCTCACCGGCGGGGCGACGGTGGCCGGGCTGAACCTGACTTTCTGGGTCGATCTGCTGCTAACCGCCTTCATCGTCGCTGGCGTCATCGGCGGTATCATCGCCGGCCTCGGCGGCGCGGGCCGTGCGGCGGCGCGCAGTACGCTTCTGGTGTTCGCCGGTTTTGCGGCGGTGGTTTTCGCCTGGGACGTCAATGTCGGCCTCTCCTATGTCGAGACCCGGCAGTGGGGTGGGCTCTTGGTGACGCTGGTGATCGCGGTCACCGGCATCGTCGCCTCGCTGCCGCTGGGCATCGCGCTGGCGCTGGGGCGGCGTTCGCAAATGCCTGTCGTGCGGCTGCTCTCGGTGATCTTCATCGAGTTCTGGCGCGGCGTGCCGCTGATTACTGTGCTGTTCTTCGCGACTTACATGCTGCCGCTGTTCCTGCCGCAGGGCGCTAATCCGGACGCACTGTTGCGTGCGCTGGTGGGCGTTGCCCTGTTCTCCGCCGCCTATATGGCGGAGGTGGTGCGCGGTGGCCTGCAGGCCATTCCGAAGGGCCAGTATGAGGGCGCGATGGCGATGGGGCTGACCTGGAGCCAGATGATGCGGCTCATCATCCTGCCGCAGGCGCTGACCCTGGTCATTCCGGGAATCGTGAACAGTTTCATCAGCTTGTTCAAGGATACGACGCTGGTGCTGATCGTCTCGATCTTCGATTTCCTCGGCCAGCTCCGCGCGTCCTTCACCGATCCGAACTGGGCGAGCCCGGTGACGCTCTACACCGGCTTCGCCTTTGCCGGCCTCGTCTACTTCTTCTTCTGCTTCGGCATGTCGCGCTACTCGCTCTTCGTGGAGCGCCGCCTCAACACCTCCCACCGCCGCTGA